The following is a genomic window from Neosynechococcus sphagnicola sy1.
TGTTCTGAAACCGCCAGGTAATGAGCCATATCCTCCCCAATCTCCCCCGAGACCAGCTCGACGGTTCCCGAATAGGGGTACCCATAGCCAACATCTCGAATCACATACAAAAAGCCTTGGGAACCAACCGCACCCCCGACATCTAGCTTGCCCTTGGCATTGGGAGGCAGTTCCACATCCGGGTGATCCACGTAGCCCCGCACCGTACCATCCAAACCGGCATCCACCAGAACGCCCCCCAAGGGCCCGTTCCCTTTGATCCGGATGTTGACACGGGAATCGGGTCGCTTCATACTCGAGACCAGTAACAGTCCAGCGGTCATGGTACGCCCCAAGGCGGCAGTTGCCACATAGGAAAGACGATGTCGTTGTCTTGCTTCTTGGACGAGACGGGTCGAGATCACACCAACGGCTCGAATTCCTCCCGCTACGGCGGTGGCTCGGAGTAGCTGATCAGCCATGAAGTTCCTTACAATTCTTAATAACTACCACTCTTCTCTATAGTAAGTCCTAACTGATCACAACGCCGATGGATGGGGCTGTGATCATTTGATCCTAGATGCCCCGTTTAGATTTTGCTTAACCGAGATTAGATATAGCGGTTATCAATCTACTGAAGCACAGTAACAGCAGTGAGTAAACCAACCGAGTATGTTCTTTATCGTTACTTCTGCAAATGCGGTTTCTAACGCTTGGAGTAAATCAGGATACGTCCTTGCTCCAAGACGACGGAGAATGCTCTTAATTTTGAACCAACAGTTCTCAAGGGGTGAAAAATCCGGTGAGTAAGGGGGCAGATAGATAATTTGCGCTCCGGCAGCTGTAATCAAGGCTTCGAGTCCTGATTCACGAAAGTCAACTTCTCTCGGATGGCCAATTGCTGATTCAGCAGGGAGCAAGGGTTCTATCACTTTCCACTCCGCATCAGTTAAGTCGCTGGGATACTCTTTGCGAAGGATCTTGATTAGAATTGAGTACTCACTTCACCTTCACTCACAAGGTTTGCTTCTAACTTGCAACTTCATCTTTCTTTAGAAACAGCCTCTAAATACTATACTAGAAACTTGCAAATCAAACGTTCTTGGCAGTCGTTGTCGCTCTCAGAGGGTGTTTGCAACAGTTCCTCAGCTGTGTCTGAGATAGGAGGTTTTATGGTCAGCGAAGTCAACGTGGTTTCAGGGCACGGCATTCCCTTGGTAGGGAATGATATTGATACCGATCGCATCATCCCGGCTCGGTTTCTGCGCTGTGTCACCTTTGATGGCCTTGGTGCCCATGTCTTTACCGACGATCGCGCCCAAGCTCTAGGACACCATGCCTTTGATCAGCCCCAATACCAGGGAGCCGAGATTCTGGTGGTAAATCGTAACTTTGGCTGTGGTTCCAGTCGAGAGCATGCTCCCCAAGCGATCGCCAAATGGGGTATCCGAGCCATTGTGGGGGAGAGTTTCGCTGAGATCTTCTTAGGCAATTGCTTGGCCATGGGGATTCCCTGCGTCACCGCTAACCCTGAGACCCTCAAACAACTCCAAGAACATCTGGCAGCCAATCCCCAGACGACCCTCACCCTTGATTTAGAAGTGATGGAAATTCGCTGGGGGGATGTTGCAGCCCCCATCTCCCTTAATGAAGGCTCCCGACAGATGCTAACAATGGGCACCTGGGATGCCTGTGGCCAATTGGTTGCCCAAGCCGAGCAGATTCGGAGTACGGTGGCGCAAATACCCTATGTGCAGTGGTCAAACCTAGCGGTTCGCTAGCTGGGCACTTCCGAGCCAGCATCCGCCCACTGGGTAAATGGGTGGTTCACTAGGGAAGTGTTGTAGTAGCGGCGATCGCCCGAAACCTCCTGCCCAATCCACCCAGGGAGGTCGATCTGTTGCTGTTCATCGGCTAGCTCCACTTCCGCGAGAATTAACCCCTGGTTGTCCCCATGAAATTCGTCCACCTCCCACACCACATCTGCCACCGAAATGGTGTAGCGAGTTTTCTCAATCAAGGGGCGATCGCAGAGGTCGTCGAGGAGCTGCATGGCCTCTGCCAGGGGAATGGGATATTCAAACTCTAGGCGGGCATTGCCCACCGTCGGCCCTTTCAAGGTTAAGTAACCAGCATTGTCTGCTACCCGTACCCGCACGGTTTGATCCCCCACGGTGGCAATATAACCCTGGCGGTAGCAGACCCCCTGACCCAGCGATCGCCAGGCATCTCCCTGGACAAGGAACTTGCGCTCAATCTCAACAGCCATGGTGGATGGGGTTACCCCTGGTTCAAAAACAAAATGCGGCCACTTCGGCAGCGGTGGGCTGAGATGCGATCGCCCCAGTTCTGACGGTGGCAAGTGCCCCCACCGCACTGGCATAGATCACCATATCCCGGGCAATTTGGGGATCGGCCAGACCGGTAAGCCCTAGACGACAGAGTTGATGAATAAAGCCAGCGAGAAAGCTATCTCCGGCTCCCGTGGTATCAACCACATCGGCGGGGAAGGCAGGCACCCGCCCCTCTTGCTGCTGGAAGGCATAGGCACAGCCTGCGGCTCCCGACGTAATCAACACACCTTCTAAGTGATCAAGCTGATGGGCGATCACCCCTGGCTCCGCCGTCCCAAATAACCAAATAGCTTCTGCATGGGAGAGTTTGAGAAAACTCCACCCGCGCGATCAGCGGCTGAATCCGTGCCTGAGCCAAGTCGGGGTTCGGCCAGAAAACG
Proteins encoded in this region:
- the hslO gene encoding Hsp33 family molecular chaperone HslO, with protein sequence MADQLLRATAVAGGIRAVGVISTRLVQEARQRHRLSYVATAALGRTMTAGLLLVSSMKRPDSRVNIRIKGNGPLGGVLVDAGLDGTVRGYVDHPDVELPPNAKGKLDVGGAVGSQGFLYVIRDVGYGYPYSGTVELVSGEIGEDMAHYLAVSEQTPSALVLGVLVEPDQVVASGGLLIQVMPKAAQDQDLVETLESRVSQLSGFTPLMKAGKTLPQIFAQLLGDMGLEILPEVQLVRFHCGCSFERMLGALKLLGVEELQDMMEKDNGAEATCHFCNQVYQASREQLAELVQALQAEPQ
- a CDS encoding transposase codes for the protein MIEPLLPAESAIGHPREVDFRESGLEALITAAGAQIIYLPPYSPDFSPLENCWFKIKSILRRLGARTYPDLLQALETAFAEVTIKNILGWFTHCCYCASVD
- the leuD gene encoding 3-isopropylmalate dehydratase small subunit; protein product: MVSEVNVVSGHGIPLVGNDIDTDRIIPARFLRCVTFDGLGAHVFTDDRAQALGHHAFDQPQYQGAEILVVNRNFGCGSSREHAPQAIAKWGIRAIVGESFAEIFLGNCLAMGIPCVTANPETLKQLQEHLAANPQTTLTLDLEVMEIRWGDVAAPISLNEGSRQMLTMGTWDACGQLVAQAEQIRSTVAQIPYVQWSNLAVR
- a CDS encoding CYTH domain-containing protein; protein product: MAVEIERKFLVQGDAWRSLGQGVCYRQGYIATVGDQTVRVRVADNAGYLTLKGPTVGNARLEFEYPIPLAEAMQLLDDLCDRPLIEKTRYTISVADVVWEVDEFHGDNQGLILAEVELADEQQQIDLPGWIGQEVSGDRRYYNTSLVNHPFTQWADAGSEVPS
- a CDS encoding PfkB family carbohydrate kinase — translated: MIAHQLDHLEGVLITSGAAGCAYAFQQQEGRVPAFPADVVDTTGAGDSFLAGFIHQLCRLGLTGLADPQIARDMVIYASAVGALATVRTGAIASQPTAAEVAAFCF